In Halalkalibaculum roseum, a single window of DNA contains:
- a CDS encoding NAD(P)-dependent oxidoreductase has product MEVFVADKLPQEAIEELKEIGVNVTFKPTSGKVDLDKGLGNAGVLIVRSTVVSETCIKNSPQLMLIIRAGAGVNTIDIEAASNFGIYVANCPGQNSIAVAELTMGLILSLDRSLPDNVIDFRQGHWNKATYAKADGLYGKTLGVIGVGQIGKEVIKRAKAFGLDIIAWSRSLTPEKAKEMKINYASEVKEVAKHADILTVHLAMTPDTKGIISKEVLSSLKDGSFFINTSRAGVVDEDALYEEVKSGRLKAGLDVLSDEPEVKQGDMESRFEELENVYVSHHIGASTKQAQLAVASDAVDIVRGYLKEGKVRNWLNRCDHTEAPWKLVVRHYDRPGVIANVMNELKTADINAQELENVIFDGMKTACCTIQLDSKPSDEVYERISTRQDEVISVMLIEN; this is encoded by the coding sequence ATGGAAGTATTTGTAGCCGACAAACTCCCGCAGGAAGCCATTGAAGAGTTAAAGGAAATCGGGGTGAATGTGACCTTTAAACCCACCTCCGGCAAGGTAGACCTGGACAAAGGTCTGGGCAATGCCGGGGTACTGATCGTCCGCTCTACCGTAGTCAGTGAAACGTGCATTAAGAACAGTCCCCAGCTGATGCTGATCATCCGCGCCGGGGCCGGTGTGAACACCATCGACATCGAAGCGGCCAGTAACTTCGGAATCTATGTAGCCAACTGCCCGGGACAAAACTCCATCGCCGTGGCGGAGCTGACAATGGGACTCATCCTATCACTGGATCGCTCTCTACCCGATAACGTGATCGATTTCCGTCAGGGACATTGGAACAAGGCCACCTATGCGAAAGCCGATGGTTTGTATGGCAAAACCCTGGGTGTAATCGGTGTTGGACAAATCGGTAAGGAAGTGATCAAGAGAGCCAAAGCCTTTGGACTCGATATCATCGCCTGGTCACGTTCCTTAACGCCCGAGAAAGCCAAGGAGATGAAAATCAACTATGCCTCTGAGGTGAAGGAGGTAGCCAAACATGCTGACATCCTAACGGTACACCTGGCCATGACGCCCGATACCAAGGGAATCATCTCCAAAGAGGTGCTTTCCTCGCTAAAAGACGGGTCCTTTTTTATCAACACCTCCAGGGCTGGAGTCGTAGATGAAGATGCCCTCTATGAAGAAGTGAAATCGGGACGTCTCAAGGCCGGACTCGACGTGTTGAGTGATGAGCCCGAGGTTAAGCAGGGAGACATGGAAAGTCGTTTTGAAGAGTTGGAAAACGTCTATGTCAGTCACCATATAGGCGCCAGCACCAAACAGGCGCAGCTTGCTGTGGCCTCAGATGCGGTGGATATCGTAAGGGGCTACCTGAAAGAAGGCAAAGTGCGGAACTGGCTGAACCGCTGCGACCACACCGAAGCTCCCTGGAAACTGGTTGTACGCCACTACGACCGTCCCGGCGTCATTGCCAATGTAATGAACGAGCTGAAAACAGCAGACATCAATGCCCAGGAGCTGGAAAATGTCATTTTCGATGGCATGAAAACGGCCTGCTGTACCATTCAGCTTGATTCCAAGCCCTCCGACGAGGTCTACGAGCGCATCAGCACTCGTCAGGATGAGGTTATCAGCGTCATGCTGATCGAGAATTGA
- a CDS encoding HIT family protein, producing MPDMSCPFCNTGEEMIAENELCFAMYDRYPASPGHTLIISRRHAGDFFDLTEEEKTACFELLQKVKQKLQKKHRPDGWNIGMNCGSEAGQTVFHFHCHLIPRYKGDMDDPSGGVRHSVEGKGYY from the coding sequence ATGCCAGATATGAGTTGTCCCTTTTGCAATACCGGTGAAGAGATGATCGCTGAAAATGAACTCTGTTTTGCCATGTATGACCGGTATCCGGCATCACCGGGACATACACTGATTATCAGCCGCAGGCATGCCGGTGACTTTTTCGATTTAACGGAGGAGGAGAAGACCGCCTGTTTTGAGTTGCTGCAAAAGGTGAAACAGAAACTGCAAAAGAAGCACCGGCCGGATGGCTGGAACATCGGCATGAACTGCGGATCGGAGGCCGGACAGACCGTCTTTCATTTTCACTGCCACCTGATTCCCCGATATAAAGGTGACATGGACGACCCCAGCGGCGGGGTGAGGCATAGTGTGGAGGGGAAGGGGTATTATTGA
- a CDS encoding DNA cytosine methyltransferase, which yields MPVPRLKHVELFAGCGGLSLGLKAAGFDLMLANEKSRMAAETFSYNLLGQDLNHSDKNSSLLIKGQDDVKGFIRNFKNGSPRLHVGDILKLVEFCEIYSSELKKLNIDLVSGGPPCQGFSLAGRRKERDPKNQLPYSFLDFVHLSNPRFVILENVLGITQPFKKDGGVRYPWFELAKAFISQSYVPFCFIVNARDFGIPQNRPRFILFGVRSDQARIFEILKTINPIYKSVHTFAEKLMEVNEEALADLPYTKLHSQNFPLINMTREEVANYGFLIQKPDQEISTKEAIDDLSKESPPSAYVKNLNKRFRPYLNHPEGFSLDDYPYNQEERNHTQRVKKRFSFLQIASKNKIDLDFSKLDEFFSQKESVKKLFKAASEKGLVKRSNGKVPEEILRENFEDLKTKKHSQKALKATEPAPAQLTIPDDYCHYSVKENRVLTVREMARIQSFPDSFVFRSKVTTGGLNRRDEVPQYTQVGNAVPPLLGYGFGEFIKSLTDK from the coding sequence ATGCCAGTACCTAGACTAAAACACGTTGAATTGTTTGCGGGCTGCGGGGGATTAAGTTTGGGCTTGAAAGCAGCCGGATTTGACCTAATGCTTGCTAATGAAAAGTCAAGAATGGCGGCAGAAACTTTTTCTTATAATTTATTAGGTCAAGATCTTAATCATTCAGATAAAAATTCATCGCTCCTGATCAAAGGACAAGATGATGTTAAAGGATTCATAAGAAACTTTAAAAACGGTAGTCCAAGATTACATGTAGGTGATATTTTAAAACTTGTTGAATTTTGTGAGATATATAGTTCAGAATTAAAAAAATTAAATATCGATTTAGTCTCAGGCGGTCCTCCTTGTCAAGGTTTTAGCTTAGCAGGAAGGAGAAAAGAAAGAGATCCCAAGAATCAATTACCTTATAGTTTTTTAGATTTCGTTCATCTTTCCAATCCTAGGTTTGTAATACTAGAAAATGTTCTCGGTATAACCCAACCTTTTAAAAAGGATGGTGGGGTTAGGTATCCTTGGTTCGAGCTAGCAAAAGCATTTATTTCCCAGAGTTATGTTCCATTCTGTTTTATCGTAAATGCTCGTGATTTTGGAATTCCCCAAAATAGGCCAAGATTTATTTTATTTGGAGTTCGAAGTGATCAAGCACGGATCTTCGAAATTCTCAAGACAATAAATCCTATCTATAAGTCTGTACATACTTTTGCAGAAAAATTAATGGAAGTTAATGAAGAGGCCCTTGCTGACTTGCCATATACAAAATTGCATAGCCAAAATTTTCCTTTGATTAATATGACTCGTGAGGAAGTAGCAAACTATGGTTTTTTAATTCAGAAACCTGATCAGGAGATTTCTACAAAAGAAGCAATAGATGACTTATCTAAGGAAAGTCCTCCTTCTGCCTATGTCAAGAACTTAAATAAAAGGTTTAGGCCTTACCTGAATCATCCTGAAGGGTTTTCTTTAGATGATTATCCCTATAACCAAGAAGAGAGAAACCATACCCAAAGGGTGAAAAAGCGGTTTTCTTTTCTTCAGATTGCATCAAAAAATAAAATCGATTTAGATTTCTCCAAATTAGATGAATTCTTTTCTCAGAAGGAGTCGGTTAAAAAGTTATTTAAAGCAGCTTCTGAAAAGGGTTTAGTAAAAAGATCGAATGGTAAAGTCCCCGAAGAAATTTTGAGAGAGAATTTTGAGGATCTAAAAACGAAAAAACATAGTCAGAAAGCCTTAAAAGCTACTGAACCTGCCCCAGCTCAGTTGACAATTCCGGATGATTATTGTCATTATTCTGTCAAAGAAAATAGGGTATTAACAGTAAGGGAAATGGCTCGAATTCAGTCATTTCCAGATTCTTTTGTATTTAGATCAAAAGTTACCACCGGGGGATTAAACAGGAGGGATGAGGTGCCACAATACACTCAAGTAGGTAATGCAGTACCACCTTTATTAGGTTATGGGTTTGGTGAATTTATTAAGAGCTTAACAGATAAATAG
- a CDS encoding HNH endonuclease: MDTLPYRNELTSLRSDTTHDWGEVTKGRAPHKPFLLLSILDGIESGWITNHQIELSRDLTDTFFTYWNAIMGKDRITTIALPYYHMQSEPFWELVYKEGARPFSSSPSLGSLRKRVEHVEINPDLFRHFSDSQERNRYRKLLLATYFNKETAELLEDLISLNRLSYDYSEGLLERVAEPFEKYVSNDEKRYIEQSYKRQVRDKGFRQALRRIYKDTCVLCRSSVVTRTDESLIDGAHIIPWEDKGTDDPRNGLALCKTHHWMFDSYLLTIKPNYQIKLSAWLKKEGKEIDHTLAWDGKEILLPVEERFMPHEDALIERFKRFQEIN; this comes from the coding sequence ATGGATACTCTTCCATATAGAAATGAATTAACGAGTCTTCGATCTGATACCACCCATGACTGGGGTGAAGTAACAAAGGGACGGGCGCCGCATAAACCGTTTTTATTGCTAAGTATTTTGGACGGTATTGAAAGCGGATGGATTACAAATCACCAAATCGAGTTGAGCCGTGATCTGACCGATACCTTTTTTACCTATTGGAATGCTATAATGGGTAAAGATCGAATTACAACGATCGCCCTTCCCTATTACCATATGCAAAGCGAGCCGTTTTGGGAGCTGGTTTATAAAGAAGGCGCGAGGCCATTTTCAAGTTCACCCTCATTGGGATCGCTTCGAAAACGGGTGGAGCATGTAGAAATAAATCCGGACCTTTTCCGGCATTTTTCTGATTCACAAGAAAGAAACCGGTACAGAAAGTTATTGCTGGCAACCTATTTTAATAAAGAAACTGCTGAATTACTGGAAGATCTGATCTCATTGAATCGCCTTTCTTATGATTATAGTGAAGGTCTTCTAGAACGGGTTGCGGAGCCATTTGAAAAATATGTTTCAAACGATGAAAAGCGATATATAGAGCAATCTTATAAGCGCCAGGTTCGTGACAAAGGATTCCGTCAAGCACTTCGCAGAATTTACAAGGACACTTGTGTGCTTTGTAGGTCCAGTGTTGTGACCCGAACTGACGAATCGCTGATTGACGGAGCACACATCATACCATGGGAAGATAAAGGAACCGACGATCCCCGTAATGGTCTTGCCTTATGTAAAACTCATCATTGGATGTTTGACAGTTACCTACTGACCATAAAGCCGAACTATCAAATCAAATTATCAGCTTGGTTAAAAAAGGAAGGCAAAGAGATCGATCATACTCTGGCTTGGGATGGGAAAGAGATTTTATTGCCTGTGGAGGAGCGATTTATGCCACATGAGGATGCTTTGATAGAACGTTTCAAAAGATTTCAAGAAATCAACTAA
- a CDS encoding NAD(P)-dependent alcohol dehydrogenase, giving the protein MSEVHAYAAQSADADLKPFDIQRREVLPDDVKIDILYCGVCHSDIHVARNEWGNSMYPVVPGHEIVGRVTEVGDNVSDFKEGDLVGVGCMVDSCQTCDSCKDGLEQYCEEGAVMTYNGPDEHLGGHTFGGYSGQVVVDREFVLNIPENIDTKATAPLLCAGITTWSPLRHWEVGEGDKVGIIGLGGLGHMGVKFAHALGAETVMITRSPEKAKDAKRLGADDVLISTDPEQMEEHAGSFDFLLNTIPVGHDMNPYINLLGRDATMVLVGAIEPLEPMHGGGLIMGRKRVAGSVIGGIPETQEMLDFCGEHGITCDVEMIDIEEINEAYERVVNSDVKYRFVIDMDSLKES; this is encoded by the coding sequence ATGAGCGAAGTACATGCCTACGCTGCACAATCTGCCGATGCCGATTTGAAACCTTTTGATATTCAGCGCCGTGAGGTGCTGCCCGATGACGTTAAAATAGATATTCTGTACTGCGGTGTCTGCCACAGCGATATCCACGTGGCACGCAATGAGTGGGGCAATTCCATGTACCCTGTAGTGCCGGGCCATGAGATTGTTGGACGAGTGACAGAAGTGGGAGATAACGTATCTGATTTTAAAGAAGGCGACCTGGTCGGAGTAGGCTGTATGGTAGACTCCTGCCAGACCTGCGATTCCTGCAAGGACGGTCTGGAACAATACTGCGAAGAAGGGGCTGTGATGACCTATAACGGTCCGGACGAACATCTCGGCGGACACACCTTCGGTGGATATTCCGGGCAGGTAGTGGTAGACCGGGAATTTGTACTGAATATACCTGAGAATATTGACACCAAAGCCACTGCGCCCCTGCTGTGCGCCGGTATCACTACCTGGTCGCCGCTGCGCCACTGGGAGGTGGGGGAAGGAGATAAGGTTGGCATCATCGGTCTGGGCGGTCTGGGACATATGGGCGTCAAGTTTGCCCATGCACTCGGTGCCGAAACCGTGATGATTACGCGTTCGCCTGAAAAAGCCAAAGACGCCAAGCGGCTGGGCGCCGACGATGTACTGATCTCCACCGATCCCGAACAGATGGAAGAACATGCCGGCAGTTTTGACTTCCTGCTGAATACTATTCCGGTGGGGCATGATATGAATCCCTACATCAACCTGCTGGGCCGCGACGCCACCATGGTGCTGGTAGGCGCTATTGAACCCCTGGAGCCTATGCACGGGGGCGGACTGATTATGGGACGCAAACGCGTTGCCGGTTCGGTCATCGGAGGTATCCCCGAAACCCAGGAGATGCTGGATTTCTGCGGGGAGCACGGTATCACCTGCGATGTAGAGATGATTGACATCGAGGAGATCAACGAAGCCTACGAGCGCGTGGTCAACTCCGATGTGAAGTACCGCTTTGTCATCGACATGGATTCGCTGAAAGAGAGCTAA
- a CDS encoding carbohydrate binding family 9 domain-containing protein translates to MGIFNRDIIRDRIAWRESLATTILLLFLIIGATTTALAQSTQTIGAHKLEAGQEIDFDGRLDEAFWKEITPATGFRMQEPREGDPASEKTEVYIAYTSDYLYMGVMLYDSEPSQIKAFLKRRDVRITSDERFTWIFDTFNDQRNAYFMEINPNALRTDGLLSTGQGNDINLNWDGIWDAKTVIGDFGWSAEIKIPFSTLNFDPESSVWGANFMRVIRRKNETVLWSGYRRSQGIERPQDAGRVTGLTGISQGIGLEVVPYGIANNNKEFTGGDFETSTTADAGLDINYSITPSLKASLTLNTDFAEAEVDQRRINLTRFPLQFPEQRDFFLEGSNIYRFAPRSFETPFFSRRIGLRQGEPVPITYGARLLGNAGNYNLAMLHVRTGEHSDIRPENFTVARVKRNIGSESTLGIIYTRRDTENGDELADPLQTRHTFGSDLELSTSNFLGDKNLQFQAFFVLHNPSSPLDDSTDVWDRSTRGIRLNYPNEPWSGHVSYREFGTAFDPAVGFVRRVGFRRLQPSIGYNPRIEKIDWIREINWGIRFEHLTDLDFKLLSQELGFTLLGLTLESGDQVDLSVSRSYERLRSPFDIRRDGTVIIPPDEYITWRGSIRAETASYRMVSANTEFEFGEFWSGLQREYSIGLNLRPFPGIRLNPEYVHTLVDLNEGRFTTDLFLFEGNFDFTNATFLSTKLQYDTLSELMGLNTRFRWIIRPGSDVYLVYNHNWLREFDRFQTRQRTGTIKVTYSYRF, encoded by the coding sequence ATGGGAATATTTAACAGGGATATTATACGGGACAGAATTGCATGGCGTGAATCTCTTGCCACAACCATACTCCTGCTATTTTTGATAATAGGGGCAACAACCACTGCCCTGGCGCAATCCACCCAAACCATCGGCGCTCATAAGCTGGAAGCGGGACAGGAGATCGACTTCGACGGGCGCTTGGATGAGGCCTTCTGGAAGGAAATAACTCCCGCTACCGGTTTTCGCATGCAGGAGCCGAGGGAAGGCGATCCGGCCTCCGAAAAGACTGAGGTCTATATTGCCTATACCAGTGACTACCTCTACATGGGGGTCATGCTTTACGACAGTGAACCCTCTCAGATAAAAGCCTTTCTTAAGCGGCGGGATGTACGCATCACCTCCGACGAACGTTTCACCTGGATTTTCGACACCTTCAACGACCAGCGCAATGCTTATTTCATGGAGATCAACCCCAATGCCCTGCGGACCGACGGGCTGCTGAGTACCGGCCAGGGCAATGATATCAACCTGAATTGGGATGGTATCTGGGATGCCAAAACCGTGATCGGTGATTTCGGCTGGTCGGCGGAAATCAAGATTCCCTTCAGCACGCTGAATTTTGATCCCGAGAGCTCGGTATGGGGAGCCAATTTCATGCGGGTGATTCGTCGTAAAAACGAGACGGTGCTGTGGTCAGGCTACCGGCGCAGCCAGGGTATCGAGCGGCCACAGGACGCCGGGAGGGTCACCGGACTGACCGGGATAAGTCAGGGCATCGGTTTGGAAGTGGTACCCTACGGAATCGCTAATAACAACAAGGAGTTCACCGGCGGGGATTTTGAAACCTCTACAACCGCCGATGCCGGACTGGATATAAACTACAGCATCACCCCAAGCCTGAAAGCTTCCCTTACACTGAATACCGATTTTGCGGAAGCCGAGGTGGACCAGCGCCGCATCAACCTGACCCGCTTTCCGCTGCAATTTCCGGAGCAGCGTGATTTTTTCCTGGAGGGATCCAACATTTACCGTTTTGCCCCGCGCAGTTTCGAGACACCCTTTTTCAGCCGTCGTATCGGCCTGCGCCAAGGCGAGCCTGTTCCCATCACTTACGGAGCGCGCTTGCTGGGCAATGCCGGAAACTATAACCTGGCCATGCTGCATGTCCGCACCGGTGAGCATAGCGATATCCGCCCGGAAAACTTCACGGTTGCCCGCGTGAAGCGCAACATCGGGTCAGAGAGTACCCTGGGTATTATCTACACACGCCGGGACACCGAGAACGGGGATGAACTGGCTGATCCCCTGCAGACCCGTCACACCTTCGGCAGTGATCTTGAGTTGAGCACTTCCAATTTTCTGGGTGATAAGAATCTTCAGTTTCAGGCCTTTTTTGTATTGCACAATCCTTCTTCCCCGCTGGACGATTCCACGGATGTCTGGGACCGATCCACCAGGGGCATTCGCCTCAACTACCCGAATGAGCCATGGTCGGGACATGTGTCGTACCGGGAATTCGGAACTGCTTTTGATCCGGCGGTAGGATTCGTCAGGCGTGTGGGATTCCGGAGATTGCAACCTTCCATAGGCTACAATCCACGCATTGAAAAGATCGACTGGATTCGGGAAATCAATTGGGGAATTCGCTTTGAACATTTAACGGATCTCGATTTCAAGCTGCTGTCGCAGGAGCTGGGTTTCACCCTGCTGGGGCTTACCCTGGAAAGCGGGGATCAGGTGGACCTTTCAGTCTCCAGAAGCTATGAGCGACTTCGGAGTCCTTTTGATATCCGCCGAGACGGAACGGTAATTATCCCACCGGATGAATACATCACATGGAGGGGATCGATACGTGCGGAGACCGCATCCTATCGCATGGTGTCTGCCAACACCGAATTTGAGTTCGGGGAATTCTGGTCCGGTCTGCAGCGGGAATATTCGATTGGACTCAACCTGAGGCCCTTTCCCGGCATTCGCCTGAATCCTGAGTATGTACATACTTTGGTGGACCTGAATGAAGGGCGTTTCACCACGGATCTTTTCCTGTTTGAGGGCAATTTCGATTTTACGAATGCCACTTTTCTATCGACCAAGTTGCAGTATGATACCCTCAGTGAGTTGATGGGACTGAATACGCGCTTCCGGTGGATTATCCGCCCGGGATCGGATGTGTACCTGGTGTACAACCATAACTGGCTGAGGGAGTTTGATCGATTCCAGACCCGGCAGAGGACGGGGACGATTAAGGTGACTTATAGTTACCGATTCTGA
- a CDS encoding CIA30 family protein, which produces MMPSILSILLLVAMNTETIFNFEKNNDLSDWKIVNDNVMGGRSDGTFYRGSQGNGIFEGSISLKNNGGFASVRYWPGKLSVEDYDKIVFRLKGDGKRYQFRIKNDLNDYRSYITYFETSGEWQEIEISLQSLYPSYRGRTLDQPNFSGDNLEELGFLFGNGREEDFRLEIKSLELQ; this is translated from the coding sequence ATGATGCCCTCAATACTATCAATCCTGCTTTTAGTAGCCATGAATACCGAAACCATTTTTAATTTTGAAAAAAATAATGATTTGTCAGACTGGAAAATCGTTAACGATAACGTGATGGGAGGCAGATCCGACGGCACCTTTTACCGTGGTTCGCAGGGCAACGGCATCTTTGAAGGAAGCATTTCACTCAAGAACAACGGGGGGTTTGCATCTGTACGCTATTGGCCAGGCAAACTTTCTGTGGAAGACTATGACAAGATCGTTTTCCGTCTCAAAGGGGACGGAAAAAGATACCAGTTTAGGATAAAGAATGATCTGAATGACTACCGGTCTTATATCACCTACTTCGAGACCTCGGGAGAGTGGCAGGAGATAGAGATATCTTTGCAAAGTCTATATCCCAGCTATCGAGGAAGAACCCTCGATCAGCCCAACTTCAGCGGTGACAACCTGGAAGAGCTCGGCTTTCTGTTTGGGAATGGCAGGGAAGAAGATTTCCGACTTGAAATTAAAAGCCTTGAGTTACAGTAG
- a CDS encoding gluconate 2-dehydrogenase subunit 3 family protein, with protein MDRRTAIKQLSLLGGAMLLAPSCTFSSERVSVALDNLKITPSQESLLGDIVETLIPATDIPGAKELKLHHFVLVMVDGCRGPSDREAFQRGLGQIDALAEEEVGTAFSDCDAKQKEVFLTGLMDGTSAEPAYEDARAFLGMTKGYTIQGFLQSEYVMTEVNPYQLVPGHFDGCVTS; from the coding sequence ATGGACCGACGTACAGCCATCAAACAACTTTCCCTGCTTGGCGGAGCCATGCTTTTGGCGCCCTCCTGCACGTTCAGTTCTGAACGGGTATCTGTAGCACTGGATAACCTGAAGATCACACCCTCCCAGGAGTCACTACTAGGCGATATCGTGGAAACCCTTATACCCGCTACTGATATCCCCGGGGCAAAGGAACTGAAGCTTCACCATTTTGTGCTGGTCATGGTCGATGGCTGCCGGGGTCCGTCCGACCGCGAAGCTTTTCAGCGCGGGCTGGGGCAGATCGACGCGCTGGCTGAAGAAGAAGTGGGTACCGCCTTCTCCGATTGCGATGCCAAACAGAAAGAAGTGTTTCTGACCGGTTTGATGGATGGGACTTCCGCGGAACCTGCGTATGAGGATGCCCGTGCATTCCTTGGGATGACCAAAGGCTATACCATTCAGGGCTTTCTGCAATCGGAATATGTGATGACCGAAGTCAATCCCTACCAGCTGGTTCCCGGCCATTTTGACGGCTGCGTAACGAGTTAA
- a CDS encoding nuclear transport factor 2 family protein codes for MKKTRVWTGGILMGMMLLAGCTQVVEDGNERWDIGSPEYAEMAEQAMMHMQSMDFDAWGEMLADDIEYYFPDGDAGTRTVLTGKTAVLDWWKNWENTSGVSSMTFSNPVFLPVVAREAPNYAGLTGPYVISYMSNEMVFNGSTVNIRMNFTLHFNDEKKIDRYYSYYDRSPIINAMGTNILSTSEEN; via the coding sequence ATGAAAAAAACACGGGTATGGACAGGAGGTATTCTGATGGGCATGATGCTGCTTGCGGGATGTACGCAGGTTGTAGAGGATGGCAATGAAAGATGGGATATCGGATCGCCGGAATATGCCGAGATGGCCGAACAGGCAATGATGCATATGCAGAGCATGGACTTTGATGCCTGGGGAGAGATGCTGGCCGATGATATTGAGTATTACTTCCCTGATGGGGATGCGGGAACGCGCACTGTACTGACCGGCAAAACGGCTGTACTTGACTGGTGGAAAAACTGGGAAAATACGTCAGGCGTATCTTCCATGACCTTCAGCAACCCGGTGTTCCTGCCGGTAGTTGCCCGGGAGGCTCCCAACTATGCCGGCTTGACCGGACCCTACGTGATATCCTATATGTCCAATGAAATGGTTTTCAATGGGAGTACCGTGAATATTCGCATGAATTTCACGCTGCATTTCAACGATGAGAAAAAGATCGACCGGTATTACTCCTATTACGACCGATCGCCGATTATCAATGCCATGGGCACCAATATACTTTCCACTTCAGAAGAAAACTGA
- a CDS encoding GMC oxidoreductase yields MANLNIDSKQERTYDAIVIGSGMSGGWAAKELTEKGLKTLVLERGRDVKHMEDYPTTNMMPWEFKHRGEIPRDIAEENPVVSRCYAFKEDAKHFFVLDTEHPYVQQEPFDWIRGYQVGGKSLLWARQTQRWSPYDFEGPARDGFAVEWPISYEDIAPWYSHVEKFVGISGNKDGIPQLPDGEFLPPMDLTCVESYFKEQMSEHYPERPVIIGRCAHLTEPQPIHLEQGRGQCMYRNICQRGCPYGAYFSSNSSTIPWAAKTGNMTLRPHSVVDSIIYDEQQERAVGVRVVDANTKETVEYYADIIFLNASALNSNMILMNSTSDRFLDGLGNDSGLLGKYVAFHNYRGTISAEYEGFMDRTTSGRRPNGGYIPRFRNVFSQETDFLRGYAAGLSAHRSQVRDTSGAGQILKENLLNPSPGPWRVGSHMMGETIPKESNYVALDPEKRDEWGMPLLNVSVEYDDNDEKMLEDFFEQMSEMYDKAGFTNIRTRDSEQAPGLDIHEMGGVRMGKDPETSLLNRWNQLHACKNVFVTDGACMTSTGTQNPSLTYMALTARSANYAVEELNKGNL; encoded by the coding sequence ATGGCCAATCTGAACATCGACAGCAAGCAAGAACGAACCTATGATGCCATCGTGATTGGATCAGGTATGAGCGGCGGTTGGGCTGCCAAGGAACTCACTGAAAAGGGACTCAAAACACTTGTGCTGGAACGGGGCCGGGATGTCAAGCACATGGAGGATTACCCGACTACTAATATGATGCCCTGGGAATTTAAGCATCGCGGGGAGATACCCAGGGATATCGCCGAGGAAAATCCGGTGGTGAGCCGGTGCTATGCTTTTAAGGAAGACGCCAAGCATTTCTTCGTACTGGATACTGAACATCCCTACGTGCAACAGGAGCCCTTCGACTGGATCCGGGGCTACCAGGTTGGGGGCAAGTCGCTGTTGTGGGCCCGTCAGACCCAGCGGTGGAGTCCCTACGATTTTGAGGGTCCCGCCCGGGACGGTTTCGCGGTGGAATGGCCGATCAGCTACGAAGATATTGCCCCCTGGTACAGCCATGTTGAAAAATTTGTGGGTATTTCGGGCAACAAAGATGGCATCCCGCAGCTGCCTGACGGTGAGTTTCTGCCGCCTATGGATCTCACCTGCGTGGAAAGCTATTTTAAGGAACAGATGTCGGAGCACTATCCCGAGCGCCCGGTCATCATCGGCCGCTGTGCTCACCTGACGGAGCCCCAGCCCATTCATCTGGAGCAGGGACGCGGTCAGTGCATGTATCGCAACATTTGCCAGCGGGGTTGTCCCTATGGGGCTTATTTCAGCAGCAACTCCTCGACCATCCCCTGGGCGGCCAAAACCGGTAATATGACTTTGCGTCCGCATTCGGTGGTTGATTCCATCATTTACGACGAGCAGCAGGAACGGGCCGTCGGGGTACGGGTTGTGGATGCCAACACTAAAGAGACGGTAGAATATTACGCCGACATCATTTTTCTCAACGCCAGCGCACTGAACAGCAACATGATTCTGATGAACTCCACTTCAGATCGTTTTCTCGACGGTTTGGGCAACGACAGCGGCCTGTTGGGCAAATATGTGGCTTTTCATAACTACCGCGGCACCATTTCGGCCGAGTATGAAGGATTTATGGATCGCACTACCTCCGGCCGGCGGCCCAACGGGGGTTACATTCCACGTTTCCGTAATGTGTTCAGCCAGGAAACCGATTTCCTGCGCGGCTATGCGGCAGGCCTCAGCGCCCACAGGTCACAGGTTCGGGATACCTCAGGTGCCGGACAAATCCTGAAGGAGAACCTGCTCAATCCTAGCCCGGGTCCCTGGCGAGTGGGCTCACATATGATGGGAGAGACCATTCCCAAAGAATCCAACTATGTGGCCCTGGATCCGGAAAAGAGAGATGAATGGGGCATGCCATTGCTGAACGTCTCGGTGGAGTATGACGATAACGATGAAAAGATGCTCGAAGATTTCTTTGAGCAGATGTCGGAAATGTACGACAAGGCTGGCTTTACCAATATCCGAACCCGTGATTCCGAACAGGCTCCCGGCCTGGACATCCATGAGATGGGAGGCGTTCGTATGGGGAAAGATCCGGAGACCTCACTGCTCAACAGGTGGAATCAGCTGCATGCCTGCAAGAATGTGTTTGTAACCGATGGGGCCTGCATGACCTCAACCGGCACACAAAATCCTTCACTGACCTACATGGCACTGACGGCCCGGTCGGCGAATTATGCTGTAGAGGAATTGAATAAAGGAAATCTGTAG